Proteins encoded by one window of Lycium barbarum isolate Lr01 chromosome 11, ASM1917538v2, whole genome shotgun sequence:
- the LOC132617438 gene encoding phosphatidate cytidylyltransferase 3-like isoform X1: MQEHMMPSSPSTPTRIRRRRTQEVIFPVLSKLDDQNKYRTMWIRTYSSLWMLIGIIIILYLGHLYICAMVVVIQIIMTSELFNLLRRTDEERCLPGFRLLNWYFFFTGMLFVYGRILSQQLVNTATIDQFSHKLVSKVIMYQMFFCYFLYIAGLVWFILTLKKKTYKYQFGQYAWTHMILFVVFTQSSFTVANIFEGIFWFLLPASLIAMNDVAAYFFGFFFGKTPLIKLSPKKTWEGFIGASIATMITAFLFANVLGRFQWLTCPRKDLSTGWLQCDPGPLFKPEYYSIAGSLRWLPLKEISILPVQWHALCLGLFASIIAPFGGFFASGFKRAFNIKDFGYYIPGHGGFTDRMDCQMVMAIFVYIYYQSFVPQDYSVDMILDQIVRNLNFEDQKALYYRLGQIFRQRQMENY; this comes from the exons ATGCAGGAGCATATGATGCCTTCATCACCATCAACACCTACTCGAATTCGGCGTAGACGGACGCAGGAGGTG ATATTTCCCGTGCTAAGCAAATTAGATGATCAAAACAAATATAGAACTATGTGGATTCGCACGTATTCTTCTCTATGGATGCTTATAGGCATCATCATCATACTATACTTGGGTCATCTGTATATTTGTGCAATGGTCGTTGTCATCCAAATCATCATGACCTCCGAGCTGTTCAATCTACTTAGACGAACGGATGAAGAAAGGTGTCTACCTGGATTTAGGCTACTAAATTG GTACTTTTTCTTCACGGGCATGTTGTTTGTATATGGACGCATACTAAGCCAACAGCTTGTGAATACTGCAACTATAGATCAATTCTCCCATAAGCTAGTAAGCAAGGTCATAATGTATCAGATGTTCTTTTGCTATTTTCTTTATATTGCAG GACTTGTTTGGTTCATACTAACGTTAAAGAAGAAGACGTACAAGTATCAATTTGGTCAGTATGCATGGACGCACATGATTCTATTTGTGGTCTTCACTCAATCCTCTTTTACTGTTGCCAACATATTTGAAGGCATTTTCTG GTTCCTTCTTCCAGCATCACTTATAGCTATGAACGATGTAGCAGCTTATTTCTTCGGTTTTTTCTTTGGTAAGACGCCTTTAATCAAGCTGTCTCCAAAGAAGACATGGGAAGGCTTCATTGGAGCATCTATTGCCACCATGATAACAGCTTTCTTG TTTGCAAATGTCCTCGGACGTTTCCAATGGTTGACATGTCCAAGAAAG GATCTATCGACTGGTTGGCTTCAGTGTGATCCTGGTCCTCTATTCAAGCCAGAATACTATTCTATAGCTGGATCGCTTCGATGG TTACCTCTGAAGGAGATATCAATACTTCCAGTGCAATGGCATGCTTTATGCCTAGGTTTATTTGCATCTATAATCGCTCCGTTTGGAGGATTTTTTGCTAGTGGTTTCAAGAGAGCCTTTAATATCAAG GATTTTGGCTACTATATTCCTGGACACGGCGGTTTCACTGATAGAATGGATTGCCAG ATGGTGATGGCAATATTTGTCTACATTTACTACCAGTCATTTGTTCCTCAAGACTACTCTGTTGACATGATTTTAGATCAG ATAGTAAGGAATCTCAACTTTGAGGATCAGAAAGCACTTTACTATAGGCTAGGCCAGATTTTTAGGCAGAGGCAGATGGAAAATTATTGA
- the LOC132617438 gene encoding phosphatidate cytidylyltransferase 3-like isoform X2, translating into MQEHMMPSSPSTPTRIRRRRTQEIFPVLSKLDDQNKYRTMWIRTYSSLWMLIGIIIILYLGHLYICAMVVVIQIIMTSELFNLLRRTDEERCLPGFRLLNWYFFFTGMLFVYGRILSQQLVNTATIDQFSHKLVSKVIMYQMFFCYFLYIAGLVWFILTLKKKTYKYQFGQYAWTHMILFVVFTQSSFTVANIFEGIFWFLLPASLIAMNDVAAYFFGFFFGKTPLIKLSPKKTWEGFIGASIATMITAFLFANVLGRFQWLTCPRKDLSTGWLQCDPGPLFKPEYYSIAGSLRWLPLKEISILPVQWHALCLGLFASIIAPFGGFFASGFKRAFNIKDFGYYIPGHGGFTDRMDCQMVMAIFVYIYYQSFVPQDYSVDMILDQIVRNLNFEDQKALYYRLGQIFRQRQMENY; encoded by the exons ATGCAGGAGCATATGATGCCTTCATCACCATCAACACCTACTCGAATTCGGCGTAGACGGACGCAGGAG ATATTTCCCGTGCTAAGCAAATTAGATGATCAAAACAAATATAGAACTATGTGGATTCGCACGTATTCTTCTCTATGGATGCTTATAGGCATCATCATCATACTATACTTGGGTCATCTGTATATTTGTGCAATGGTCGTTGTCATCCAAATCATCATGACCTCCGAGCTGTTCAATCTACTTAGACGAACGGATGAAGAAAGGTGTCTACCTGGATTTAGGCTACTAAATTG GTACTTTTTCTTCACGGGCATGTTGTTTGTATATGGACGCATACTAAGCCAACAGCTTGTGAATACTGCAACTATAGATCAATTCTCCCATAAGCTAGTAAGCAAGGTCATAATGTATCAGATGTTCTTTTGCTATTTTCTTTATATTGCAG GACTTGTTTGGTTCATACTAACGTTAAAGAAGAAGACGTACAAGTATCAATTTGGTCAGTATGCATGGACGCACATGATTCTATTTGTGGTCTTCACTCAATCCTCTTTTACTGTTGCCAACATATTTGAAGGCATTTTCTG GTTCCTTCTTCCAGCATCACTTATAGCTATGAACGATGTAGCAGCTTATTTCTTCGGTTTTTTCTTTGGTAAGACGCCTTTAATCAAGCTGTCTCCAAAGAAGACATGGGAAGGCTTCATTGGAGCATCTATTGCCACCATGATAACAGCTTTCTTG TTTGCAAATGTCCTCGGACGTTTCCAATGGTTGACATGTCCAAGAAAG GATCTATCGACTGGTTGGCTTCAGTGTGATCCTGGTCCTCTATTCAAGCCAGAATACTATTCTATAGCTGGATCGCTTCGATGG TTACCTCTGAAGGAGATATCAATACTTCCAGTGCAATGGCATGCTTTATGCCTAGGTTTATTTGCATCTATAATCGCTCCGTTTGGAGGATTTTTTGCTAGTGGTTTCAAGAGAGCCTTTAATATCAAG GATTTTGGCTACTATATTCCTGGACACGGCGGTTTCACTGATAGAATGGATTGCCAG ATGGTGATGGCAATATTTGTCTACATTTACTACCAGTCATTTGTTCCTCAAGACTACTCTGTTGACATGATTTTAGATCAG ATAGTAAGGAATCTCAACTTTGAGGATCAGAAAGCACTTTACTATAGGCTAGGCCAGATTTTTAGGCAGAGGCAGATGGAAAATTATTGA